One genomic region from Ptychodera flava strain L36383 chromosome 5, AS_Pfla_20210202, whole genome shotgun sequence encodes:
- the LOC139132509 gene encoding uncharacterized protein, translating to MILAMHWKDILTAQGVDCSVLPAEWDMLKQQLYANDNVQDITWKQINAKYKPGMSNILDLIDLVLSLPASSAECEWGFSIMKLTKTDYRNKLSSQSMTEIMRIKLHSPRIEDFDPTPAIHMWNSGSNRQRRPNFMATSSAVLTDMLASAGEQCSSSADAEQSKSAGDSDCDSLTESDYESCGSDFEDNPESETDLFDLADSIAKKQGQCHLFADF from the exons ATGATATTAGCCATGCACTGGAAGGATATCCTTACAGCTCAAGGGGTGGATTGCAGTGTACTTCCAGCTGAGTGGGATATGTTAAAGCAACAGCTGTATGCCAA TGACAATGTCCAGGATATAACCTGGAAACAGATTAATGCAAAGTACAAGCCAGGAATGTCCAACATACTTGATTTGATTGATCTAGTCCTGAGTCTGCCAGCCAGTAGTGCAGAGTGTGAATGGGGATTTTCCAttatgaaattgacaaaaactgaCTATAGAAACAAACTGTCTTCTCAAAGTATGACAGAGATTATGAGAATTAAATTGCATTCTCCAAGGATAGAGGATTTTGATCCCACACCAGCAATACATATGTGGAATTCAGGTTCAAACAGACAACGCAGACCAAACTTCATGGCTACAAGTTCAGCTGTGTTGACGGATATGCTTGCCAGTGCTGGAGAGCAGTGTTCTTCTTCTGCTGATGCTGAACAAAGCAAATCTGCTGGAGACAGTGACTGTGATTCTCTGACAGAATCAGACTATGAATCATGTGGTTCAGATTTTGAGGACAACCCTGAAAGTGAAACTGACCTCTTTGATTTAGCAGACAGTATTGCAAAGAAACAAGGACAGTGTCATCTTTTTGCAGACTTTTAG